The Streptomyces sp. TLI_105 DNA segment CCCGAAGCTGTACCGGCACGACGGCCGGTTCTGGATCCTGGCGCCGGCCGGAGGCGTGGCCACCGGCTGGCAGGGCGCCTTCCGCTCGCGGTCGTTCTTCGGCCCGTACGAGGAGCGGACCGTCCTGGCGCAGGGCGACACCGACGTCAACGGCCCGCACCAGGGCGGCTGGGTCCGCACCCAGCACGGCGAGGACTGGTTCCTGCACTTCCAGCAGTCCGGCGCGCACGGCCGGCTCGTCCACCTCCAGCCGATGCGTTGGGGCGCGGACGGCTGGCCGGTGCTCGGCGACGGGGGCGCGCCCGTCCGGGTCCACCGGAAGCCGGACCTGCCGGAGCAGCCGCCCGGGCGCCCCGCGGTGGACGACACCTTCCCCGGCGGGCGGTTCGGCCGACAGTGGCAGTGGACCGCCAACCCGGCCGCGGGCTGGACCGGTCAGCACGCGGGCGACGGCCTGCGCCTCGGCTGTGTGCGTACGGAGCACCTGGACGACCTGCGGAGCGTGCCGCACGTGCTCACCCAGCGGCTGCCGGCCGGGGCGCTGACCGTGGAGGTCGGGCTGCGGCTCGCCGGCGAGGCGCCCGGGGCCCGCGCGGGCCTGGTCGTCCTGGGCGACGCGTACGCCTGGATCGGTCTGGAGCGGGCCCCGGACGGCCAAGCCCGGCTCGTGCACCGCTTCGCCCCGGCCGGCGCCGACCGGGAACGGGACGCGGCGCACGCCCTGCCCGTCCCCGGGGACGAGGTGCTGCTGCGGATCGAGGTCACGGCGGACGCGCGCTGCCGCTTCTCGTACTCCACCGGCGGGGCCGCGGGCCCGGTCCGGCTCGGCCCGGAGTTCGCCGCCACGCCCTGGCGCTGGGTCGGCGCGCTCCTCGGCCTGTTCGCGGGCGCGCCGGCGGGCGCGGGGCACGCCGGGACGGCCGTGTTCTCCGCCTTCCGCGTCACTCCCGCCTGACGTTCCCCTCCTGCACTCCCCCCTCCCCCTCACCCGCAAGACCCGAGAGAAGAGAGCCGACGATGACCATCTTCCCCGGCGGACGGCGCAGAGCCGCCCTCGCCCTCGCCCTGTCCGGTGTCCTCGCCCTGTCCGCCACCGCCTGCGGTGACGACGGCAGCGGCGCGGGCGGCGACAAGGGCACCGAGGGATCGGGCAAGGGAAAGATCACCTTCTGGGACAACAACGGCGGTGTCCGCACCGAGGTCTGGAAGGAGATCATCGCGGACTTCGAGAAGGCGAACCCCGACATCGACGTCGAGTACGTCGGGATCGCCTCCAAGGAGGTCCAGTCCAAGTACGACACCGCCATCCAGGGCGACGGACTGCCGGACGTGGGCGGCGTCGGCGCGGCGATGCTCGCCGGGATCGCCGCGCAGAACGCCCTGGAGCCGCTGGACGCCCGCATCGAGTCGAGCTCGCTCAAGGGGAAGCTGAACCCCGGCATGCTCGCGAGCGTGAAGTCCGCGGGCGGTCAGGGCAAGCTGTTCACCGTCCCCACCTCCGCCAGCAACGGCGTGCTGTACTACCGCACCGATCTGTTCAGGGCCGCGGGTCTGCCGGCGCCCACCACCTGGTCGAAGTTCTACGCGGCGGCCGACAAGCTGACCGCCGTCGACAAGAACCGTTTCGGCTACACGATCCGCGGCGGCGCCGGCTCCATCGCCCAGGCGCTCGACTCCATGTACGGCCAGAGCGGCATCACCAGCTTCTGGAACGGCGACAGGACCACGGTCAACGACCCGAAGAACGTGGCCGCCCTGGAGAAGTA contains these protein-coding regions:
- a CDS encoding sugar ABC transporter substrate-binding protein, with product MTIFPGGRRRAALALALSGVLALSATACGDDGSGAGGDKGTEGSGKGKITFWDNNGGVRTEVWKEIIADFEKANPDIDVEYVGIASKEVQSKYDTAIQGDGLPDVGGVGAAMLAGIAAQNALEPLDARIESSSLKGKLNPGMLASVKSAGGQGKLFTVPTSASNGVLYYRTDLFRAAGLPAPTTWSKFYAAADKLTAVDKNRFGYTIRGGAGSIAQALDSMYGQSGITSFWNGDRTTVNDPKNVAALEKYAALFKKNTPAADVNNDFTKMVAQWDSGQIGMLNHNLGSYQDHVKALGTDKFRGIPNPTLDDGTRVQVSNPVDGLGLFSSSKNKAAAWKFIEFAASHASNSKWNRSAGAIPANTEAAADPWLAEAEPTKLGAEVLFSGKATIVELPYYLPDWNTLSKADNEPGFQKVLLGKSTAKEFLDHLAEQLNAAQAEWKQQNR
- a CDS encoding glycoside hydrolase 43 family protein gives rise to the protein MNALPTGDLGDGTYRNPVLAADWSDPDVLRVGEDHYLTASSFGRAPGLPLLHSRDLVNWTLVGHALERLEPAAAFASPRHDRGVWAPSFRHHDGRFWIFWGDPDHGIFQVNAPSVRGPWTAPHLVKAGRGLIDPCPLWDEETGEAYLVHALAKSRAGVNNRLIGHRMSPAGDKVLDEGRVLVDADRIPGWFTLEGPKLYRHDGRFWILAPAGGVATGWQGAFRSRSFFGPYEERTVLAQGDTDVNGPHQGGWVRTQHGEDWFLHFQQSGAHGRLVHLQPMRWGADGWPVLGDGGAPVRVHRKPDLPEQPPGRPAVDDTFPGGRFGRQWQWTANPAAGWTGQHAGDGLRLGCVRTEHLDDLRSVPHVLTQRLPAGALTVEVGLRLAGEAPGARAGLVVLGDAYAWIGLERAPDGQARLVHRFAPAGADRERDAAHALPVPGDEVLLRIEVTADARCRFSYSTGGAAGPVRLGPEFAATPWRWVGALLGLFAGAPAGAGHAGTAVFSAFRVTPA